The sequence acccggcgcgaaaactaacatccgtcctcccaacccgtggtgggacaaagagtgcaacGATTTAAACGCGGAgcgagcctccgcgtataaaatattcagaaaaaatggaacacctgataattaccggaattacgcggcgttagacgttaaaactaagaacttgattagagccaagaaacgcggttactggcgtcggtttatagacggcttaacgaaagaaacatctatgagtactctttggaacacagcccgacgaatgcgcaatcataacaccacgaatgaaagcgaggaatattccaaccgctggatattcgatttcgctaaaaaagtatgcccagactctgttccggaacagaagatcacccgcgccgcgacaccaaatacaaacgaaacaccgttttcgatggtagagctctcacttgcactcttgtcatgtaacaataaagccccgggattagacagaataaaattcaacttgttgaaaaatctgccagaccccgccaaaaggcgcttgttgagtttattcaataagttccttgaggacaacattgttccacatgactggagacaagtgaaagtgatcgccattcaaaaaccaggaaaatcagcctccgatcacaattcgtatcggccgattgctatgctttcctgtatccggaaattgttcgaaaaaatgattctcttccgtctagacaattgggtcgaaactaatggcttactttcagatacacaatttggtttccgcaggggcaaaggaacgaacgattgtcttgcgttgctctcaacagaaattcaaatggcatttgctcgtaaggaacaaatggcgtcagttttcctagacattaagggggcttttgactcagtttctataaatatcttatctgagaagctgcatcagcatggtctttcgccagttttgaacaactttttacataatctattgtctgagaaacacatgtatttcgcgcatggtgatttgtcgacaatacgattcagttacatgggtcttcctcagggctcatgcttaagcccccttctatacaatttttacgtaaacgacatcgataaatgtatcaacacatcttgcacgctaagacaacttgccgacgacagcgttgtgtctattataggacccaaagctggcgatctgcaagggccgttacaagatactcttgtcaacttatccacatgggctcttcaaatgggtatcgaattctctacggagaaaactgagctggttgtattttcgagaaagcgagaaccagcacaattacagcttcaactagggggtgaaaccatagctcaggtcttcacatttaaatatctcggggtctggttcgactccaaaggcacctggggatgtcacattaggtatctgaaaagaaaatgccaacaaagaatcaactttcttcgtacaataaccgggtcgtggtggggtgcccatccaggagacctgatcaggctgtaccaaacgacgatattgtccgtgatggaatacggatgcttttgcttccgatccgcggcgaacactcatttcatcatgctggaaagaattcagtatcgttgtttgcgtattgccttgggttgcatgcaatcgactcatacgatgagcctcgaagtgctggcgggtgttctaccattgaaaaaccggttctgggatctctcatatcgtttgctcattcgatgcgacattttgaatcctctggtgattgaaaacttcgaaaggttagttgagcttaactctcaaacccgttttatgtccttgtattttgattacatggctcagaatattaatccttcttcgtttgtttccaaccgtgctcatttcttggatacttctgattctactgtgtttttcgacacatccatgagagaagaaattcgtggaattccggctcacgtacgccctcgagtggcccctaatatattttataataaatttagaacagtcaactgtgaaaaggtgttttacactgatggatcaaacatcgacaggtccacaggcttcggcatcttcaatcaaaacatcaccgcttcttacaaactcagtgatccggcttcagtttacgtcgcagaattagctgctattcagtacaccctcgagatcattgaaacattgcccaaagaccattacgtcattgtcacggacagtctaagttcaatagaagctctccgggcaatgaagcctggaaagtatcccccatatttcctggggaaaatacgggaacacttgcgaactttatctgaacggtcttattcaatatcgttagtctgggtcccttcgcattgttccattccgggcaatgaaaaggcagactcattggctaaagtgggcgcattagaaggtgatatttatgaaagaccaatctgcttcaatgaatttttcagtatctctcgtcagaaaactctcgaaagttggcaaacttcatggagcaatgacgaactgggacgatggctacactccattatccctaaggtatcgacgaaaccttggttcaaggggatgaacgtgagtcgtgatttcattcgcgttatgtcacgactcatgtcaaatcactatacattcaacgcacatctccgacgtatcgggatcgtggagaacgggctctgcacctgtggcgacggttatcaggacatcgagcatgtcgtgtggtcgtgcgtagagtatcgcgacgccaggtcaaagctactggaatccctcagggcccgaggtagaccgcctgaggttccggttcgggatgtgttggcgagtcgggatagttcatatatgcttctcatataccagtttctcaaacacattaatatacaagtgtaatctgttacatctggcttagaaagttcctcctatttatcgacgttgtttcaactgtggctaagaattatttctcaactgcaggttcgacactaacttccgccgattatcccgattcctcatctgtccaccatcttcatcggaactaacaagatctttttgctgtcactaaccttcgcttcccccctccccgtctcttcaccatctcgatgtcaactaattagatctctgtcgttttagtcatttcattcccatatcccctttttactccgttttacgcaatatttacttcgctatatttttttttcattttcttctgtaacaacaccatcatcgcccacggaaacttatcaacagcatgcgggccacccgccgggtattcgtaacctgggggtgtttcccgcggacccacacggaccgaagaatgcggccaacatgaatattcaccaacgccatatggaagactctcatgaaatattcagatcaccggccgatcaccacatgaaggctggatctgccaaagtcaaccactgcgacccaaatatgacattacttaatgatacaaccctagttttaagttagtcgtaaattttaaattagtaaaagcccttggcatcttagagcttaagcagtgtgccttaaacattatattcttgaataaaaaaaaaaaaaaagaattatatgttgtaatatactatgatgaacattgcactttaggatgggcttcatcTTATAagtcatttcgcaccctctcattctgatactaacgcagaaggcgatagcacacagtcgacgccgttctattgaccaaatgtcatcatagacacacggggaggcatgagataggaaattgtgaggacttagttagcTTACCTTTTGACGACCTCATAAgcattacctgaatggttatgacaaaatcaacagatatgttagtgaaatcaacaacattttagttaaaacaaccagggcgtaatCTTCGGGTTCTCCGTGCATATTGCTCGAATTAAACACATCACTATATATCGCCTTGACAAAACATTTAATTAAGTATATTTTATTGTGTattgttattttatttaaatatcatAATTCAGCATTgttgtattatatattattcACTAGCATCCAAGTTTCAACGCTTAGGTAACTTTGAAAATTGTCTTTACAGCAGTGCACCCTCGCAATCTAACGCAATCGAAATCGATCATAATGCCGGAGCGCTCGGAATTGGAACACTCAGTCAGCAAGTGTCACACGTGGGTCACGACGCTCAACTATTACCAGCGCATCTCAAATGTGGAATGTGGGCCTCGCTCGCGCTGGCCGCGGTTTTTGTAGCGGGAGCGAAATTCTACTTTGACCATCAAGTGAGTGTATTTATTTGGTAAATTTGTTTCATGGCATCAACTTTTTCTCGCAGGGAACCGGCCTGGAAGTGCTTATATTTTGTGCATTTTCGGCCACCTTTTTCCTAGCGGCATGCACAGTATCGCTCTGTCGACGTCCAAGAGACCTACAGATGCCCGCCAACAATGTGATATCGGAGACGATCTCCATTGGGGAGCAAAACTCCCTACAGGTAAACCAGAAACTTGAActctattttgaagcaaaaaaaaatacaattaggACTCATTTATTTTATCGCTTGCAGAACAATCCGGACTTAGCGAATAGTAATCCTTCGCCGTTGCTGAATGGCAGTGTAGGTGTAGCACAGCAAAATTCACTGGCGGTGATGGCCCCCCCACCGCCATACCACATTGCCATACTATTACCGGAAAACACTAAGGAACCGGATGAGTCACCGCCACCGTCGTACGATAAAATAGTAATATAATAGTAATTACCAACTATCCTGAATATCGCACAAGTTACAAGTACACATACGAAAGCTAAGATGATCACACAGAAACCAAATTCGTTGCAATCGATGCTGTACCAGTTCATTATATATCAACATCCCAGTCTGTAGCATGTAGCTGCTTATTCCAAGTGATGCCAAATCATAACCCCAAGGAATCAGGGCCAAAAATTCGCATGAAGTTAGTATGTATTTACTCATACCAGAATGGTAGACAGCAAGAACTACGATTGAGAATAAAAATTTAGCAATTGCGCTAAGGCAGATAGTTCAACCTAGCTCAATGTTATACCTAGATAAGACTATAGGATAAGCCTCGTAGGATAGAAACCGCCAATGCGATGAACAAAATGCTCACAATCTGAATATGTATTCAATTAGTATGAAGGTGTTGATCGATATTATTTAGCATCTGTACGCGATTAGACATCCTTAGCTACAAGCAACACAGACGTGCGATAAGATGAGACATAATTAGGTTTTAAGTTACTTGCGCTCCAACAATCTCTAATGTATTTTGAACGGAGCAGCCACCGTGACATCTCCCGCTCACGATAAAAATCAGATAACAGTTCGTGATAGGAAAAGATGCTTAGAGCGCTGCTGTATCGCATACGGGGCAGCGGTTAAACAGTTGTGTTAGAACTAGAATCGAGTAAcctaaattttaataaatttacgaTCGATACTAACTACGCTTTTTTGATGATAGAGAAcgcaaaattaaaattatgataATATGGATGTTGAGTTGTTTGGTTAGATTCAAACCATATTtgtgcacataacacatttaactcatttttatgtttcgtcttcgattcactCACTGCGCTCATATTCAACAGTTTAAAGTTCAACATAGACCGATAAGAAGACGTAAAATTCAACTCTACTTGAAATGAAACTTTTTGGAATCACATCAAGAGGTTAGGACTAAACTGATGTTTGATTCGTTTCAGACTATTGTCGTTGTCTCTGAACGTAGAGTTGATCTTTTCGTGAGTTGAGCGATTTATGTTAACATGCCCAGTCACATTACTAGGTATACTGCTAATGCACAGATAagttgaagacgaaacgtaaacaaaaactTGCTTTGAAGAACGATTAACCCTTCGGTAAATGTCGGCAGTAGAGCACCATCGAACGCTCTCTGATAAAATTCGATCGGTAGCCCATCAAACCCTGGGGCCTTTCGTTTCTGGGATGTACGGATGGCGTTTTTAATTTCCTCAACCGTGATCTCGGTAGTTAGAACAGCATTGTATTCATCTCCTGGAGGAATCGTTCCCTGGCATGCGAATTCTTCTCCCTCAACCTGCCCCGCGGCTTCCGCTGTGTATAGGTCCTGGAAGTATTGAAGCACGTGCTGTTCGATTTCTCGGGGGTTATGCATGTTACCGCCTTGCTCACTCTTCAGCTCGGTGATGGTTGTTTTCTTTCACCGTCTTTCTCCCAGCTCCCCATTCCCCGGTTACGAAGGTCTGGTTGATACGAATGAAATTCCGTGCATGTTGTCTTTGCATTGATAACATTTGTGCTTTGAGATGGTTGATAGTGACTATCATAGCAGGATTCTGGTAGTACTTGTCATACGCGGCGTGTAGTTGTGTGTAAAGACGTTGGTAGTCGGCGTTGAAGATACGTAAGGCTTCGTTCGTtttccagcaaaaaaaaattagcattttgtccaccattccatccaaataggaaagtttgttcgttgACGTGTCCAGTATGCTAACGACTCTGAAATTCCTCCAGGTCATCGACAGTAAGCAAATGTGGCTGTAGCGACCAGTAACCTTTTCCTGGTTCGTGACCTAGCTAGGGAAGGCAAATGCGCGCATTTAACGCTTTGTGATTGGTAAAAGAGCAAACGTGCGAAGTGGCGCTTCGCAAGTGCTCGCACAGCCCCCCGCTTACATAAATACGATCAAGTCTGGATGCCGAATTATGTGTAATGTATGTGGGTGTAGGTGTTGACTGGTATAAATCCCATAAAATTGACTGATAAATTTTTCCAGCTTGCacaatgcttgaaccgattttcacaaatcataatttaaattaaagctcatattgtctTAAATCTACTGCGAAAATTCATCCAGATCCGGTGCTGCAATTACAGCGCGattagtgtcaaagttttcaaactgCCATATAAAATGATGATACAACGCCGGTACGCACTGGTACGTGCTGGCACATAAAAACACAACacgtcttttttttaaataactatttattggaatatgagttaaaattaaattattaagatttaaattgggtgttcagccacaagtggtgacttttcagccctattatatatatgatttggttattaccatgaggacattatttgcttccgcaattctgagatttttgtgtagggaaaattctaaacctacttgtattgagtaatggggaaaaggaacttatatactaacttactaactaatacagagagcgaatcgattcaatgtgaaaatattatacaagattggagctacgctcgaaccctgcggaacaccggctcgtacgggtagcaattcagatttacaattctgatagctaacctgaagagtacgatcagttaaataattttgaatcattttgatcaaataaataggaaactggaaatcagacattttgctattaaacctttgtgccaaacactgtcgatgcTTTTCCAATGCCTAGAAGCGCAAccccagtggataacccagaagatttatttgcttttatcatgttcgttactctgacaagttgatgagtagttgaatgttcatgacgaaatccaaactgttctggtaaaaaaattgaattctcatttatatgagacatcattctcaaccagataattttttcacaaagtttactgatagaagaaagtaagctaattggtcgataacttgatgtttctgctggatttttatcaggtgtgaatataggaattactttggcatttttccatctttttgggaagtatggCTATTCGACGACAAGACTCCCGGACAAGCTAGCCGAGCAAGAGACCCTGTATACTGAGATCGTCAGGTCTGCTTACTACTGGGTAATCGGAGGTACTTACGCGGACAAAATGGTGCACTAGACTATGGCGTTCCTAGGATGTTCTTTGTATTTGGGGAAATGAAAAATGGGGTTCGttctattgttttattgttgaaTCTGTGTGTAAGTGTATTTGTGTATGTAGCGTGGGTTTTTCGGTTCCTCTCCGGGCCGACTTTCAGGAACAGTACGTACCGGGACGAACAGCAACTTCCGGAAACGAGCCTTCACCGACGTCTTTGTGTATGTAGCGTGGGTTTTTCGGTTCCTCCCCGGGCCGAATTTCAGGAACAGTACGTACCGGGACGAACAGCAACTTCCGGAAACGAGCCTTCACCGACGTCTCGGCAAAGCCCGCTCTCGACGACGGGACGAACCTATCCGACGCGGGGCGTTGCGTCAGGGGACGTGCTAAGTTCCCTAGCTGGGCGGGAACTGGCTGCAATGGCGTCTTCCTTCGTTGGCACGATCAGTGGGCCACGGACGGGACCGTATTGGCTTCACCGAGAAGGGTACTCTCTTTTGCGTTTAGGGCCCACGGCCCGAGAGGATCTAACTCTTTTACGGTTAGACGTAGACGGAACTCACCGCCTAGGCCGAATCGTGTGCGTGGAGGGCTTTAATCGGGGAACAAAAAGGTCCTGAATAAACTCTTTTCCACTCACGAAATCACTACGCTCAATGCCTTTTAGAAAAATTATCACTCCACTTTAGCACGTCTAATGCACACGAACGCCAGCTAATTTCTCTCGCGAAGCAGCCTTTGGCGCGCTCGCTTCATTTTTCGCCGAGAATATTTTTCGGCTTTTCCCGCGCTTCCAACGGGCGAATCTCGTCGACTAAGCAGCGCGCGCCTCCTACCGTACAATTTCCTCCTCCTGCTGACAACTGTTATACGGTGTGGGGTTCGGTTACTACACCACCCACTCGTGCCCACTCTATGTTGTTTGTGTTGTTCAGTGTGTTAACAATTTTTAATCCTTTTCTTATTTATGTTTACTAACCCTACTAATACATATATTTTAATATTGACTAAAACTAACCCTACTAATAAATTAGGAACACAATAGCTTTATTAACAAATCATGCACTTTAAAAaggaaaaacaaagaatattgtAACGAACGGTTacagaagtaagctaatgaaaaacacttgttgaaaattttaaccaagagtctcaaggcaacatcaggaagatttttaataagaatattaaaaattccatcattatcaggagccttcatgtttttaagtttcctaataattgacttaatttcatcaaaattcgtctcaataatgtcatcttgtgataacacttgggttgaaatatgctcatatttcagtgagacttcattttcaatagtactcacaacgttcaaattaaaattgtggacactctcgaactgctgagcaagtttttgagctttttcgccatttgaaagaagtatttgatttccttccttgagagcaggaattggtttctgaggtttcttaagaaccttagaaagtttccagaaaggtttagaacatggtttaatttgttcaacttctttagcgaaattttcatttcgcaaaagagtaaatctatgtttaatttctttttgtaaatccttaactatgtttttcatagcaggatcacgagaacgttgatattgtcgtcgacgaacattcttcaaccgaatgagcagttgaagattgtcatcgatg comes from Malaya genurostris strain Urasoe2022 chromosome 3, Malgen_1.1, whole genome shotgun sequence and encodes:
- the LOC131434665 gene encoding uncharacterized protein LOC131434665 isoform X1; this encodes MHFWIDKRSQACGFGRARVAASLSSGGGLGFGYPRRIPRKSMVTPIHRFQTVDCTRPHSYRQLQQQQQQQQQQQQQQQQQQQQQQQLLQQQHHSQSQNSSSHHQQQQQSHQASSNQSHIQHHQAQLHSSGHYNQNNSILPASTLHSQSPSQTHHLLQQSQHQQQANNYHVPVGVNHIYSSAPSQSNAIEIDHNAGALGIGTLSQQVSHVGHDAQLLPAHLKCGMWASLALAAVFVAGAKFYFDHQGTGLEVLIFCAFSATFFLAACTVSLCRRPRDLQMPANNVISETISIGEQNSLQNNPDLANSNPSPLLNGSVGVAQQNSLAVMAPPPPYHIAILLPENTKEPDESPPPSYDKIVI
- the LOC131434665 gene encoding polyhomeotic-proximal chromatin protein isoform X2, with translation MHFWIDKRSQACGFGRARVAASLSSGGGLGFGYPRRIPRKSMVTPIHRFQTVDCTRPHSYRQLQQQQQQQQQQQQQQQQQQQQQQQLLQQQHHSQSQNSSSHHQQQQQSHQASSNQSHIQHHQAQLHSSGHYNQNNSILPASTLHSQSPSQTHHLLQQSQHQQQANNYHVPVGVNHIYSAPSQSNAIEIDHNAGALGIGTLSQQVSHVGHDAQLLPAHLKCGMWASLALAAVFVAGAKFYFDHQGTGLEVLIFCAFSATFFLAACTVSLCRRPRDLQMPANNVISETISIGEQNSLQNNPDLANSNPSPLLNGSVGVAQQNSLAVMAPPPPYHIAILLPENTKEPDESPPPSYDKIVI